GCGACGAGCAGTTCCAGCTTGCTGCTGACGCTGGCGGTTGCCGTTGCATTTGTTGTGGCATCGCCTTGGGGGAGTGGCCTCCCCGATGGCTACGAGCATGCAGCAGAAGCCAATGGCATGGCCCGCATTCTGGAAGAGAGCCCCGAGCAACTGGCAGCCTCTGGCATGCTCGCAACGCTGGCTGCTAGTGTTCAAGCGAAAGTGCTTGGGGTCCTTCAGCCGCTGGCTCGGAGCGAGCAATTTTGGCTCGCCATGACGACAATCGCGGCGATGGTCTGGATGGGAGCAGCGACGCTGTTGGCTGCCTCGAAGCAGTCGCAGCCACAGGCTGAATCAGCCGCTCGCTCGTAAAGAAGAATGATCCACCGCCAGCTCGAGCCAAGTTGTCGAGCCATCGCTAGGTGCGGCTGGATCATGGGACATTTTGTCGCGACTTAGTGTCCCTTGATCGTGAAACCACGTCGACGCTGAGCGCTATAGCGTTCGAGCGCTTCGTTGATGATCGGGAAGGCATGTTCGGCCGACTGGAAGTCGTCGACTTCCACCGCTTTCCCTTCGAGCATCTTGTAGTCCTGGAAGAAGCGGCGCAGCATCGTCAGGCGATGCCCAGGCAATTCTTTCGCTTCCAGCAGATCGTGATACTCGGGATCGTCGACCGCCACGGCGAGGATTTTGTGATCCTTTTTCCCCATGTCGATCATCGTCATCAGGCCAATCGCGCGGGCATTGAGCAGCGTCAAAGGAACCACCGGTTCCTGACACATCACGAGCACGTCGAGTGGATCGTCATCTTCGGCCAAGGTCTGCGGAATGAATCCGTAGTTGGCGGGATAATAGACGGCTGAATACAAAATGCGATCGAGCTTGATCAGGCCGGTCGCCTTGTCGAGCTCGTACTTCACGCTCGAGCCGAGGGGAATTTCGATAACCGCGGTGAATTCCATCGGCAAGCGAATGCCGGGAATAACGTCGTGCCAGGCGTGTGTCATGTGACCTTAAACAGTGCACTAGTGGCCGCGCATCACCAGATTCAGGAGTTCAGCGAAGTTCGCGCGATCACTTGTTGCGAGGCAATTCCAGGCGATCGATGCGGGAGAAGGAACTTCCCTGCTAGGAGACGTGCAGTCTAACAGTCGTCCGCTGCAGGTGGCAGGAGGCATCGGCCAACTTCCCCTCAAATCGCTCCTCAGCTGCTGCCTGCACGCAAGTTGCGGGGCGAACTATCATGATATGGATGCCTGCCGGGGCGACAGCCGTGCGCTAGCCCCACGTTGATGGAACGAACTCTAGACTGCTCAAAGCTTTCCGATGACCACCCAGTACGACCTGTTGCGCCAAAAACTTGTGGATAAATCGGCGGTGATTGGTGTCATCGGCCTCGGTTATGTCGGTTTGCCGCTGGTCCGCACCTTCATCGCCGCCGGCTATCGCTGTTTGGGATTCGATGTCGATCCGGCCAAGGTCGCGAAGCTGCTGGCGGGTGAGAGTTACATTGGCCACATCGCGCCGGAGTGGATTCGCGAAACGATCGGCTCCCAATCGTTCCGGCCGACATCCGACATGCAACGACTGGCTGAAGCCGATGCGATTGTGATTTGCGTTCCCACGCCGCTGAGCGAAAGTCGCGATCCCGATTTGAGCTACATCGAAAGCACCGCTCGTCAGATTGCCGGTGCGCTTCGGCCCGGGCAACTGGTGGTGCTCGAGAGCACGACCTATCCCGGCACCACGCGCGAAGTTGTGATCCCCATCTTGGCCCGCTCGGGGCTGGCGATCGGCAGCGATACGTTTGTGGCCTACAGTCCGGAGCGCGAAGATCCGGGAAACTCGTCGTTCGCTACCAGCCGCATTCCGAAAGTGGTGGGTGGAATGAACGACGAAAGCCGAGAGCTAGCCGAACTGCTCTACGCACCTGCCGTGGTGCGCGTCGTTTCGGTGGCGACCTTGGAGATCGCCGAAGCGTGCAAAATTGTCGAGAACGTCTATCGCGCGGTGAATATCGCGATGGTGAACGAACTGAAGATGCTGTTCGACAAACTGGGGATCGATATTTGGCAGGTGATCGATGCCGCAGCGACCAAACCGTTCGGATTTCAAGCGTTTTATCCAGGTCCAGGGCTCGGCGGGCATTGCATTCCGATCGACCCGTTTTATCTCAGCTGGCTCGCGCGGCGCCACGAAACAACCTCGCGATTCATCGAGCTGGCAGGAGAGATCAACGCTGGTATGCCCGAGTGGGTGATCGAAAAAGTGTCGCTTGCGCTCAACGATCACAGCAAGTGTGTGAAGGGGAGCAAGATCGGGGTGCTAGGGGTGGCGTATAAGAAAAACGTCGACGACCCGCGCGAAAGCCCCGCCTTTCGGATCATGGAGCTGCTGGAAGCGCGTGGCGCAGTTCTTTCGTACCACGATCCGCACGTGCCGGTCCTCCCAGCGATGCGTAGCTTTGCGGTTCCCAAGTTGGCATCAGCACCCCTGACAAGCGAGTGGCTAAGTTCGCAAGATTGCGTGGTGATTGTCACCGATCATACGTCGGTCGACTATCAGCTGGTGGCAAAGCACTCCAGGCTGGTGATCGATACGCGGGCCGCTCTTCGTTTCGTCGATCCCACGGTGAAGCAGGCCGATATTCGACCGGCATAGGCAGTGGATGAGGCTGGGAGAGAGCCAGCGGCTTGTTTCGTGGTGGAAATGAAATCGGAACGCGTCTCGTTCTCGGAAGTAAAGTGGTTCACGACACCACGCTGAGTGTGGCGGGCTAGATGCGGTTTGACTCGGAGAGTTTGCCACCACTTTTGCAGCTGCTGGAAAAACATCCTGTGACGCTGCACGGAGGCACTATTGAACTGTGTGAACTTCCTAAATCGTAACGCCAGTTCAGTGCTTCTCCACAGTTCAGCATGCTCCTCCTGCTGCGCGAGAGGAGCATGGCACCCGAATCAGATTCGTTTCTAGCCTCTAGCCTCTAGATCCTTGCACCTTAGTTCCTAGTTTCCGCCTCTCGCCCCGGTCCTAAAACAGTTCCTTAATCACGCTGCCGTGATCGATGGCGGCGATGGGGCGTCCGGAGCGATCGATAAAGTGAGCAGTCCGATCGATCCCGAGGACGTGGAAAATGGTGTGGTGTAGATCGCCCGGCTGAAGCGGCTGATCTTTCGGCTCTTCACCCAATCGATTTGTGCTTCCGATCAGCCGCCCCCCTTGAATTCCACCACCCGCCACGAGCACCGACATGGC
This window of the Pirellula staleyi DSM 6068 genome carries:
- a CDS encoding inorganic diphosphatase; this encodes MTHAWHDVIPGIRLPMEFTAVIEIPLGSSVKYELDKATGLIKLDRILYSAVYYPANYGFIPQTLAEDDDPLDVLVMCQEPVVPLTLLNARAIGLMTMIDMGKKDHKILAVAVDDPEYHDLLEAKELPGHRLTMLRRFFQDYKMLEGKAVEVDDFQSAEHAFPIINEALERYSAQRRRGFTIKGH
- a CDS encoding nucleotide sugar dehydrogenase, yielding MTTQYDLLRQKLVDKSAVIGVIGLGYVGLPLVRTFIAAGYRCLGFDVDPAKVAKLLAGESYIGHIAPEWIRETIGSQSFRPTSDMQRLAEADAIVICVPTPLSESRDPDLSYIESTARQIAGALRPGQLVVLESTTYPGTTREVVIPILARSGLAIGSDTFVAYSPEREDPGNSSFATSRIPKVVGGMNDESRELAELLYAPAVVRVVSVATLEIAEACKIVENVYRAVNIAMVNELKMLFDKLGIDIWQVIDAAATKPFGFQAFYPGPGLGGHCIPIDPFYLSWLARRHETTSRFIELAGEINAGMPEWVIEKVSLALNDHSKCVKGSKIGVLGVAYKKNVDDPRESPAFRIMELLEARGAVLSYHDPHVPVLPAMRSFAVPKLASAPLTSEWLSSQDCVVIVTDHTSVDYQLVAKHSRLVIDTRAALRFVDPTVKQADIRPA